From Xenopus tropicalis strain Nigerian chromosome 3, UCB_Xtro_10.0, whole genome shotgun sequence, the proteins below share one genomic window:
- the il17ra gene encoding interleukin-17 receptor A has translation MAAGGIAGHLLALTLCLGALTSTSHGFEILESDSNCSLPGVSCSVLNSNCMDSSWIHPRPWTPAAPSDLEVRLVIGEKESGDHVPVLQIKWTVAPDASILGLLGAEVSVMQRSTNQHLCIQLQFESQFPGQLMSDNQPWRFVYSSFEVDPDQTYDVTVQHLPRLVNSSLRNSKETFITVPGCHDKLMSKTKTCCQHGDCWYPDISAEKDVDDDLIVSFDSRSDSCDYRILVKNTVVVSLRTPQHLVELHPAKCSGRLNHTFTGLAAHPLCWYYIEVWAVLPTCKTDCIRYKHFPQCSTSEPAPMPNKRLRLFFIPAAFIILLAPIIIICLNRADYPGPKPPKPPEPPEPTVKKVWLVYSADSRRYVDVVIKFADFLRDAWGMEVVLDRCQVNNIGLAGATTWLSRQKSEIERVNGTILLLCSRGAQEKWLARQSYGKNKVRLREDSKFFSGDQGDLFSCALNVIIPDFETRIHDRYVVVYFGDLTSGDDIPSLFKVCPKYCLPHKLQDVFFRIQRQERIRPGGEFTVPQEETLSYDILMKAVSKCRVWQEKHPDWFRNQCLTSEAAESDSEEEEIIEGLTQRLNPLVKVPSRSISTVNPVINKPIASMVTDPVIAQGPSSLQIQPCIQEGGLSVQTWQPILMEGQICRQDLHLNPLQDPTVPGIENDSSPQSDQGYLCLDLLKEEHMRRLMQLPQSELMEVPETNDEEDYLRLEQVKQSEQPDQGYSTWDSVSSRDRESLMAAQVKLLQQSGVLVCD, from the exons ATGGCTGCTGGGGGCATTGCCGGGCACCTACTGGCCCTCACCCTGTGCCTGGGTGCCCTTACCTCTACCTCCCATGGGTTTGAAATACTTGAGTCGGACTCTAATTGCTCCCTGCCG GGGGTCAGTTGCTCAGTTCTGAACA GCAATTGCATGGACAGCAGCTGGATCCACCCACGTCCATGGACTCCTGCTGCTCCCTCCGACTTGGAAGTCCGTCTTGTGATAGGGGAGAAAGAGTCGGGGGACCATGTTCCGGTGCTTCAAATCAAATGGACGGTGGCCCCCGATG CCAGTATCCTGGGCCTGTTGGGGGCGGAAGTGTCAGTGATGCAGCGCAGCACCAATCAGCATCTGTGCATCCAACTGCAGTTTGAAAGCCAGTTCCCCGGGCAGCTGATGTCTGACAATCAGCCA TGGCGGTTTGTGTACAGCAGCTTTGAGGTAGATCCCGACCAGACATATGACGTGACAGTCCAGCACCTGCCCAGGCTCGTTAACTCCAGTCTTAGAAACAGTAAAGAGACGTTTATCACTGTACCAG GGTGCCATGACAAACTGATGAGCAAAACGAAGACTTGCTGCCAGCACG gagacTGCTGGTATCCCGACATTAGTGCTGAGAAAGACGTCGACGACGACCTCATTGTGAGTTTTGACAGCAGGAGCGACTCTTGCGACTACAGGATTCTAGTCAAGAACACTGTGGTTGTTTCGCTTAGAACCCCACAGCACCTCGTAGAGCTACATCCG GCTAAATGCTCCGGACGTTTGAATCACACCTTCACCGGCCTGGCTGCCCACCCCCTCTGCTGGTATTATATTGAG GTATGGGCCGTCCTGCCAACCTGCAAAACCGACTGCATCCGCTATAAACACTTCCCGCAGTGTAGCACGTCCGAGCCTG CTCCAATGCCCAACAAACGGCTGCGTTTGTTCTTCATACCTGCGGCTTTTATCATCCTCCTTGCACCCATTATCATTATTTGCCTGAATAGGGCAGACT ATCCGGGCCCAAAACCTCCAAAACCTCCGGAACCTCCGGAACCCACCGTGAAGAAGGTTTGGTTGGTGTATTCTGCAGACAGCCGCCGGTATGTGGACGTGGTGATCAAGTTTGCAGATTTCCTGCGGGACGCTTGGGGAATGGAGGTGGTACTGGACCGATGTCAGGTTAATAACATTGGACTTGCCGGCGCCACGACCTGGCTGAGCCGTCAGAAGTCCGAGATCGAGAGAGTGAATGGGACGATCTTGCTTCTGTGTTCCCGGGGGGCGCAAGAGAAATGGCTAGCCAGGCAAAGTTATGGAAAGAACAAGGTGAGGCTGAGGGAAGACAGCAAGTTTTTTTCGGGCGACCAGGGGGACCTCTTCTCCTGCGCCCTCAACGTGATCATCCCGGACTTTGAAACGAGGATACACGACCGCTACGTGGTGGTTTATTTCGGCGACCTGACCAGCGGCGACGACATCCCCTCGTTGTTTAAAGTCTGCCCCAAGTACTGCCTCCCTCACAAGCTACAGGACGTCTTCTTCAGGATCCAGAGACAAGAACGGATTCGCCCCGGAGGGGAGTTCACTGTCCCGCAGGAGGAAACCCTGAGTTATGACATCTTGATGAAAGCGGTGAGCAAGTGTCGGGTCTGGCAGGAGAAGCATCCGGACTGGTTCCGGAACCAGTGTTTGACCAGCGAGGCAGCGGAGTCTGACAGTGAAGAGGAGGAGATTATTGAGGGTCTTACACAGAGGCTTAATCCACTTGTGAAGGTTCCCAGTCGTTCCATCTCCACGGTGAACCCCGTTATTAATAAGCCAATCGCTTCCATGGTAACGGACCCTGTCATTGCACAAGGGCCATCAAGCCTTCAGATCCAACCCTGTATACAGGAAGGAGGCCTGAGTGTGCAAACATGGCAGCCTATCCTAATGGAGGGACAAATCTGTAGGCAGGATCTCCACTTGAACCCTCTGCAAGATCCGACTGTACCCGGAATTGAAAACGACTCCTCCCCGCAGTCCGACCAGGGATACCTCTGCTTGGATCTGCTGAAGGAGGAGCACATGAGGCGTTTAATGCAGTTGCCCCAGAGTGAACTCATGGAGGTTCCAGAGACAAATGATGAGGAAGACTACTTGAGGCTGGAGCAAGTAAAGCAGTCAGAGCAGCCAGACCAGGGCTACAGCACCTGGGACTCAGTGAGTAGCCGGGACAGGGAATCTCTGATGGCAGCCCAGGTAAAGCTGCTGCAGCAGAGTGGAGTCTTAGTTTGTGATTAA